Part of the Microcoleus sp. FACHB-831 genome is shown below.
ATAGCGCGGCTGACGACATCTCTGGGAGCAAGTTCGCCCTTCGGATGGTACTCAAAAGCAAATCTAAGCCCTTGTTCATCCACCAAATGCGCTCCCTCACCCCTCACAGCTTCGCTGATGAGAAAACGAGGCGCACCCGCTGTAGTTAGGGCAGTGGGGTGAAATTGAACAAATTCTAAGTCTCGGACGGTTGCCCCAGCACGCCAAGCGAGGGCGACTCCATCTCCCGTGCTTACGGATGGATTAGTTGTCTGGGCAAAAACCTGACCGCCGCCGCCTGTTGCTAGGACTACCGCAGGCGATCGCACCCAGATAATTTGACGCCCGTAAGCAAGACTAACTCCCTGACAATGCTGCGTTTGGGGGTCTAGCCACAAACTCAAAGCAAAAGCTTGTGAAATGACCTTAATGTTCTTCCGAGTCAGGACTTGTTCGGTCAGAGTACTGACCAATGCCCGACCTGTAGTATCAGCCGCATGGAGAACGCGAGGACGAGAGTGAGCCGCTTCTAAGGTAAGAGCTAGATTTTCACCGCGCCGATCGAAGGCAACACCCATACTCACGAGCGACTGCACGCACTTAGGGGCTTGTTCGACCAGAAATTTTACCGCTTCTAGATCGCAAAGCCCCGCACCAGCCCGCATTGTATCGTCAACGTGCAACGAGGCGGAGTCTGCTGGGTCAATTGCTGCTGCCATTCCGCCTTGTGCCCAATCGCTAGCAGAAAGGGGCAGGTTGTCTTTGGTAATCAAGCCTACATGCAGCGAGTCTGGCAAGCAAAGCGCCGCATACAGCCCCGCTGCACCCGCGCCTACTACCAAGACATCAAAATAGGTGGGTATGTCTAGCTGGGCTAAAGAATCAACATTTACCTTAGTCAAAGATCAATTCCTTGATACTGACATTTATAATAAAACCCACCCCATATTGGAGTGGGTATTAACAACTACTTATAGCGAATCGGAAGCTTAGTATTCGCCGTTGTTGTAGCGATCGCCGCCCTCTACGAAGGTTGAATCTACTTCCGTCAGGGTAAATTTGTCCATGTTAGCTTGCAGTCGTTCTTTTTGAGTTTCGCTCAGTCCGGGAATGTTCAGGATGTCTTCGACTTTCTCATAAGGAGCATTGTCAATGATTTTCCGAGCCAGAGTAGGGTACATTCCTGGATACTTCCGGAAGGCACGAACATTGGTGTTGTTCACATCAATTTTTTTGCCAAACTCAGTCGCCAGCTTATCGTCCGCCGCATTCCGGCGAGGGCCTTCTGGTGCTTCCACAACAGCCAAAATTGCGCCAGAGCGAAGGGTTACGCCGCTCAAGTTAGCCGCTAGAGCGTTCTGGTTTCCCATCCATCCCAAGCATGTCACAGTCAGAATAAGTACAACCAACAGACGAACTAATCGTTTCATAAACTTAAATCCTCCTTCCACAGCTTGATTGAGGCTACCATGTCCTCAAGTATTAGTTTAAGTTTTGTTTTCTATCCTCTCATTTTATTACCTCTCGACACCACCTACACCCTGGACTTTAGGAGAATTCACGTTTAGATAAGGATGCAAATCTTAATAAAGAACTAAAAGTCAACCGGGAAACCGGAGTTTTGTGGCAATATAAAAGATCGCTCCTCAAGGTAGTTCACAAACATCAGATATGTCACTTAGATTAGGCGACCAAGTACCCAACTTCACTCAGGCTTCTACTCACGGCGAAATCAGCTTTTACGACTGGGCTGGCGATAGCTGGGTTATCCTGTTCTCGCACCCAGCTGACTTTACACCCGTTTGTACAACGGAACTGGGTGAAGTCGCCCGGCTCAAGCCGGAATTTGACAAGCGGAACGTTAAGGCGATCGCTCTAAGCGTTGATGACGTAGAATCTCACAAAGGTTGGGTTGGAGATATCGAAGAAACCCAGAACGTCGGCCTCAACTATCCCATTTTGGCAGATCCCGATAAGAAGGTTTCTGACCTTTACGACATGATCCACCCCAACGCCGCCAACACGGTAACGGTACGATCTGTATTCATTATCGACCCCCAGAAGAAACTGCGTCTGAGCTTTACCTATCCTCCCAGCACCGGACGTAATTTTGATGAAATTTTGCGGGTAATTGATTCTCTGCAACTGACGGATAACTACAGCGTGGCGACTCCAGCTAACTGGAAAGATGGAGATGATTGCGTAATTGTCCCATCGCTGAA
Proteins encoded:
- the nadB gene encoding L-aspartate oxidase, which produces MTKVNVDSLAQLDIPTYFDVLVVGAGAAGLYAALCLPDSLHVGLITKDNLPLSASDWAQGGMAAAIDPADSASLHVDDTMRAGAGLCDLEAVKFLVEQAPKCVQSLVSMGVAFDRRGENLALTLEAAHSRPRVLHAADTTGRALVSTLTEQVLTRKNIKVISQAFALSLWLDPQTQHCQGVSLAYGRQIIWVRSPAVVLATGGGGQVFAQTTNPSVSTGDGVALAWRAGATVRDLEFVQFHPTALTTAGAPRFLISEAVRGEGAHLVDEQGLRFAFEYHPKGELAPRDVVSRAIFSHLQRTATDLATANVFLDLRPIPAEKIRYRFPNIIQVCQQWGIDVFSQPIPVAPAAHYWMGGVATDLMNCTSIPGLYALGETASTGVHGANRLASNSLLECLVFGAQMLQLEVPKTSISNPQFPLVTVHHAVGSAGDWQTQKEKIEALRQELRRLVWQSAGICREQKSLDDAIATVKTWREEFAALPLSQYLINLKPGIAIDFDLPDANQELRNWGEVHNLLDVAYLILKSAAFRTESRGGHYRLDYPQPDPTWQAHTVVKKEHWYKSPLLEK
- the psbU gene encoding photosystem II complex extrinsic protein PsbU, giving the protein MKRLVRLLVVLILTVTCLGWMGNQNALAANLSGVTLRSGAILAVVEAPEGPRRNAADDKLATEFGKKIDVNNTNVRAFRKYPGMYPTLARKIIDNAPYEKVEDILNIPGLSETQKERLQANMDKFTLTEVDSTFVEGGDRYNNGEY
- a CDS encoding peroxiredoxin codes for the protein MSLRLGDQVPNFTQASTHGEISFYDWAGDSWVILFSHPADFTPVCTTELGEVARLKPEFDKRNVKAIALSVDDVESHKGWVGDIEETQNVGLNYPILADPDKKVSDLYDMIHPNAANTVTVRSVFIIDPQKKLRLSFTYPPSTGRNFDEILRVIDSLQLTDNYSVATPANWKDGDDCVIVPSLKDPEVLKEKFPKGYQEVKPYLRMTPQPNK